The Thermodesulfobacteriota bacterium genome has a window encoding:
- a CDS encoding cupin domain-containing protein, with product MEICRSAEKISWIPHPSAQGIMIKPLISQKEHGLNVTCMLVNVPAGKEVPQHIHEEQDDILYLLQGKAVMWVDGTGSFSLEPGVIVRVPKGKKHKIFNVSQDLLIYDVFCPALI from the coding sequence ATGGAAATTTGTCGATCAGCGGAAAAGATTTCCTGGATACCCCACCCTTCGGCACAAGGAATTATGATCAAGCCTTTGATTTCGCAGAAAGAACATGGGTTGAACGTGACCTGTATGCTGGTTAATGTTCCAGCGGGAAAGGAAGTCCCCCAACATATCCATGAGGAGCAGGATGATATCCTCTATCTGTTGCAGGGAAAAGCGGTGATGTGGGTGGATGGGACAGGGAGTTTTTCACTGGAACCCGGAGTCATTGTACGGGTGCCAAAAGGCAAGAAACATAAAATTTTTAATGTGTCACAAGATTTGCTGATATATGATGTGTTTTGTCCGGCGCTTATATAA